A genomic region of Lytechinus pictus isolate F3 Inbred chromosome 2, Lp3.0, whole genome shotgun sequence contains the following coding sequences:
- the LOC129278367 gene encoding soluble scavenger receptor cysteine-rich domain-containing protein SSC5D-like isoform X2 — protein sequence MYLMTGLVSGIFLFLIEPFPTILAQGNYDSEGSLRVTGGKDVNEGLLEIYHLGTWGTVCFTEWDMVDGLVACRQLGYPGVDMVGLASGQGTGKIWLNTVRCSGIEKRLDECHHGIWDTNDCDHADDAGVRCALFPEGNQTLRLVDGETDNEGRLELFLNNEWGTVCDDEFDIDDGEVACRQLGYPGVHSVYGEASFGRGYGSIWLDDMQCSGTELTLTDCLRGISDHHDCLHTEDVGVRCLARSGDMSVRLVDGPSDKVGRLEVFHDHQWGTVCDDGWDALDTRVVCQQLGFTENGAYFMAADHGYGTSTGESSAIFLDTVECIGEEERLEHCTHDGWGVHDCQHSEDIGIECYVKGSGPSVGVMVGIGVGCLVGVLLLCLCCLKCNKRTPSQHRAVPTEDVPSPGAVPLGDVHVPREGTPEQNNIHPVMDAVGLPPPSYDEIRNYKSVGLEGISPSGENPNQSLYPLPSAPYPQTHLPPPAPHPQPSAPYPQTHLPHPAPHPQPSAPYPPPSGASGTYYYPAADSGVVPSSPLESYPNNAPYSTRNCTSV from the exons ATGTATTTGATGACTGGCCTGGTAAGCGGCATCTTTCTGTTTTTGATTGAACCTTTCCCGACAATTCTTGCTCAAGGAAATTATG aCTCTGAAGGATCACTGAGAGTGACTGGAGGAAAGGACGTAAACGAGGGGCTCCTCGAGATTTACCATCTAGGGACTTGGGGTACAGTCTGCTTTACAGAGTGGGACATGGTTGACGGTCTGGTAGCCTGTCGACAACTTGGTTACCCAGGCGTTGATATGGTAGGACTCGCCAGTGGACAAGGCACGGGGAAAATCTGGCTAAACACTGTTCGTTGCAGCGGCATCGAGAAGAGACTTGATGAATGTCATCATGGAATTTGGGACACCAACGATTGTGACCATGCAGATGATGCCGGAGTCAGGTGTGCATTGTTCCCAg aggGTAACCAAACACTTAGACTGGTGGATGGGGAGACTGACAATGAGGGGCGGCTAGAGCTTTTCCTCAACAATGAATGGGGCACAGTGTGCGATGATGAGTTTGATATCGACGATGGTGAAGTGGCCTGTCGTCAGCTTGGTTATCCAGGGGTCCATTCGGTGTACGGAGAAGCCTCGTTTGGGCGAGGTTATGGGAGCATTTGGCTGGATGATATGCAATGCAGTGGCACCGAGCTGACATTGACTGACTGTCTCCGTGGTATTAGTGATCATCATGACTGTTTGCATACTGAAGATGTAGGCGTGAGATGCTTAGCAAGGTCTG gtgatatgtcagtgcgCCTGGTGGATGGACCCTCGGACAAGGTTGGCCGTTTAGAGGTCTTCCATGATCACCAATGGGGCACTGTCTGCGATGACGGCTGGGACGCACTGGACACTCGAGTGGTTTGCCAGCAGCTTGGGTTTACCGAGAACGGAGCTTACTTCATGGCAGCTGATCATGGGTACGGGACGTCGACAGGGGAGTCCAGTGCAATATTTTTGGATACGGTAGAATGCATCGGGGAGGAAGAGCGGTTGGAGCACTGCACTCACGATGGCTGGGGAGTGCATGACTGCCAACACTCGGAGGATATAGGCATAGAGTGCTATGTCAAAG GTAGTGGTCCATCGGTTGGGGTGATGGTTGGAATTGGTGTTGGATGCTTAGTGGGAGTTTTGCTTCTCTGTCTTTGCTGTTTGAAGTGCAATAAAAGGACACCATCGCAACACAGGGCAGTCCCCACCGAGGACGTTCCCAGTCCAGGAGCAGTGCCTTTgggtgatgtacatgtaccaaggGAAGGTACACCAGAACAGAACAATATCCATCCTGTAATGGATGCGGTGGGTCTACCGCCCCCATCGTATGATGAAATCAGAAATTATAAATCTGTAGGTCTCGAAGGCATCAGTCCATCGGGGGAAAACCCCAATCAGAGTCTTTACCCATTACCTTCTGCCCCCTACCCGCAGACACACCTACCACCTCCTGCACCCCACCCTCAACCCTCTGCCCCCTACCCTCAAACACACCTACCGCATCCTGCACCCCACCCACAACCCTCGGCACCCTACCCCCCACCATCAGGTGCTTCTGGTACCTACTATTATCCTGCAGCTGATTCAGGGGTTGTTCCATCTTCACCCCTGGAGTCCTATCCAAACAATGCACCGTACTCTACTAGAAATTGCACCTCAGTATGA
- the LOC129278367 gene encoding deleted in malignant brain tumors 1 protein-like isoform X1, with protein sequence MSNAVVERLVIVDASASLVSLALRVKASVESRKVMYLMTGLVSGIFLFLIEPFPTILAQGNYDLRLVEGSRPSEGRVEIYLFLQWGTVCYDDWDDNESVVVCRQLGYFGVSETFSKSAVYGEGTAVIRLAEVSCTGTETSLSSCSHRRTWASNDCTQDVGVRCLEDSEGSLRVTGGKDVNEGLLEIYHLGTWGTVCFTEWDMVDGLVACRQLGYPGVDMVGLASGQGTGKIWLNTVRCSGIEKRLDECHHGIWDTNDCDHADDAGVRCALFPEGNQTLRLVDGETDNEGRLELFLNNEWGTVCDDEFDIDDGEVACRQLGYPGVHSVYGEASFGRGYGSIWLDDMQCSGTELTLTDCLRGISDHHDCLHTEDVGVRCLARSGDMSVRLVDGPSDKVGRLEVFHDHQWGTVCDDGWDALDTRVVCQQLGFTENGAYFMAADHGYGTSTGESSAIFLDTVECIGEEERLEHCTHDGWGVHDCQHSEDIGIECYVKGSGPSVGVMVGIGVGCLVGVLLLCLCCLKCNKRTPSQHRAVPTEDVPSPGAVPLGDVHVPREGTPEQNNIHPVMDAVGLPPPSYDEIRNYKSVGLEGISPSGENPNQSLYPLPSAPYPQTHLPPPAPHPQPSAPYPQTHLPHPAPHPQPSAPYPPPSGASGTYYYPAADSGVVPSSPLESYPNNAPYSTRNCTSV encoded by the exons ATGTCGAACGCTGTGGTCGAACGACTCGTGATCGTGGATGCCTCGGCTTCTCTAGTATCTCTAGCTCTGAGAGTGAAGGCATCAGTCGAGTCCAGAAAAGTGATGTATTTGATGACTGGCCTGGTAAGCGGCATCTTTCTGTTTTTGATTGAACCTTTCCCGACAATTCTTGCTCAAGGAAATTATG ACCTGAGGCTTGTCGAAGGATCAAGGCCTTCTGAAGGGAGAGTGGAAATCTATTTGTTTTTACAATGGGGAACAGTGTGCTATGATGATTGGGATGACAATGAATCTGTGGTGGTCTGTCGCCAGCTTGGCTATTTTGGAGTATCTGAAACATTCTCCAAGAGTGCCGTGTACGGTGAAGGAACCGCCGTAATCCGGTTAGCTGAGGTGAGCTGTACAGGGACGGAGACATCATTGTCGTCCTGCTCTCATCGTCGCACCTGGGCGAGTAATGATTGCACTCAAGATGTAGGGGTCAGATGTCTAGAAG aCTCTGAAGGATCACTGAGAGTGACTGGAGGAAAGGACGTAAACGAGGGGCTCCTCGAGATTTACCATCTAGGGACTTGGGGTACAGTCTGCTTTACAGAGTGGGACATGGTTGACGGTCTGGTAGCCTGTCGACAACTTGGTTACCCAGGCGTTGATATGGTAGGACTCGCCAGTGGACAAGGCACGGGGAAAATCTGGCTAAACACTGTTCGTTGCAGCGGCATCGAGAAGAGACTTGATGAATGTCATCATGGAATTTGGGACACCAACGATTGTGACCATGCAGATGATGCCGGAGTCAGGTGTGCATTGTTCCCAg aggGTAACCAAACACTTAGACTGGTGGATGGGGAGACTGACAATGAGGGGCGGCTAGAGCTTTTCCTCAACAATGAATGGGGCACAGTGTGCGATGATGAGTTTGATATCGACGATGGTGAAGTGGCCTGTCGTCAGCTTGGTTATCCAGGGGTCCATTCGGTGTACGGAGAAGCCTCGTTTGGGCGAGGTTATGGGAGCATTTGGCTGGATGATATGCAATGCAGTGGCACCGAGCTGACATTGACTGACTGTCTCCGTGGTATTAGTGATCATCATGACTGTTTGCATACTGAAGATGTAGGCGTGAGATGCTTAGCAAGGTCTG gtgatatgtcagtgcgCCTGGTGGATGGACCCTCGGACAAGGTTGGCCGTTTAGAGGTCTTCCATGATCACCAATGGGGCACTGTCTGCGATGACGGCTGGGACGCACTGGACACTCGAGTGGTTTGCCAGCAGCTTGGGTTTACCGAGAACGGAGCTTACTTCATGGCAGCTGATCATGGGTACGGGACGTCGACAGGGGAGTCCAGTGCAATATTTTTGGATACGGTAGAATGCATCGGGGAGGAAGAGCGGTTGGAGCACTGCACTCACGATGGCTGGGGAGTGCATGACTGCCAACACTCGGAGGATATAGGCATAGAGTGCTATGTCAAAG GTAGTGGTCCATCGGTTGGGGTGATGGTTGGAATTGGTGTTGGATGCTTAGTGGGAGTTTTGCTTCTCTGTCTTTGCTGTTTGAAGTGCAATAAAAGGACACCATCGCAACACAGGGCAGTCCCCACCGAGGACGTTCCCAGTCCAGGAGCAGTGCCTTTgggtgatgtacatgtaccaaggGAAGGTACACCAGAACAGAACAATATCCATCCTGTAATGGATGCGGTGGGTCTACCGCCCCCATCGTATGATGAAATCAGAAATTATAAATCTGTAGGTCTCGAAGGCATCAGTCCATCGGGGGAAAACCCCAATCAGAGTCTTTACCCATTACCTTCTGCCCCCTACCCGCAGACACACCTACCACCTCCTGCACCCCACCCTCAACCCTCTGCCCCCTACCCTCAAACACACCTACCGCATCCTGCACCCCACCCACAACCCTCGGCACCCTACCCCCCACCATCAGGTGCTTCTGGTACCTACTATTATCCTGCAGCTGATTCAGGGGTTGTTCCATCTTCACCCCTGGAGTCCTATCCAAACAATGCACCGTACTCTACTAGAAATTGCACCTCAGTATGA